In Cerasicoccus sp. TK19100, one DNA window encodes the following:
- a CDS encoding MBL fold metallo-hydrolase has protein sequence MKIRFWGTQGSLPAPMTAPMVREKVFRALQAAQGQDLSSDEKINAFMDAKLPFAVRSTYGTNTSCIQFDNPGGAYMICDAGSGIRDLGHKLMTTGEAKEPHTYHIFMTHLHWDHIQGFPFFVPAYIPGNKIIFHTYHEQCEEAIRRQMSGPEFPVPFEALGAHIEFDVQPPLTPYNIEGFAIDSIEQSHPGKSYGYRFQKDGKTAVFSTDSEHTHDAYEDDYPFVEFFRDADLVIFDAQYTMADATFTKANWGHSSNVMGVELTARASAKRLAIFHHEPINTDWQLDDFLRNTIMYRSIYHQESADQLGHAQYPEEILLCYDGLEIQL, from the coding sequence ATGAAAATCCGCTTCTGGGGAACACAGGGTTCGCTGCCCGCGCCGATGACCGCGCCCATGGTGCGCGAGAAAGTTTTTCGGGCGCTACAGGCGGCGCAGGGCCAGGATCTTTCCAGCGATGAAAAGATCAATGCCTTCATGGACGCCAAGCTTCCCTTTGCGGTTCGCTCGACCTACGGCACAAATACCTCGTGCATCCAGTTCGACAATCCCGGTGGCGCTTACATGATCTGTGACGCAGGCTCCGGCATCCGCGATCTCGGCCACAAACTCATGACCACGGGTGAGGCCAAAGAGCCGCACACCTACCACATTTTCATGACGCACTTGCACTGGGATCACATCCAGGGCTTTCCGTTTTTTGTCCCGGCCTACATCCCGGGCAACAAGATCATTTTCCACACCTACCACGAGCAGTGCGAGGAGGCGATTCGCAGGCAAATGAGCGGTCCGGAGTTTCCCGTGCCCTTTGAGGCGCTGGGCGCGCATATCGAGTTCGACGTGCAGCCGCCGCTTACGCCCTACAACATTGAGGGCTTTGCAATCGACTCCATTGAGCAAAGCCACCCGGGCAAGTCCTACGGATACCGCTTCCAGAAGGACGGCAAGACCGCCGTGTTCTCCACCGACTCCGAGCACACGCACGACGCCTATGAGGATGATTACCCGTTTGTGGAATTTTTCCGCGACGCGGACCTCGTAATCTTCGATGCGCAATACACCATGGCCGACGCGACCTTTACCAAGGCAAACTGGGGGCACTCCAGCAATGTCATGGGCGTCGAGCTCACCGCGCGCGCCAGCGCCAAGCGCCTCGCTATCTTCCATCACGAGCCCATCAATACGGACTGGCAGCTCGATGATTTTCTTCGCAATACGATCATGTACCGCAGCATCTACCACCAGGAATCCGCTGACCAGCTTGGACACGCACAGTATCCAGAAGAAATACTGCTCTGCTACGACGGCCTCGAAATCCAACTCTAA
- a CDS encoding YaaC family protein, with amino-acid sequence MSKPIEIGEPALYKYQAVKYFHFDVEAGASLVLTSNPWSYLSAWLSQKESKSRGKTKEKFSKAKYFVEQAESFHLAAESTRLPTKATLVYYSCLNLVKGFLSVKGVELEQHNEHHGISLPIGNTQELSFSGNIKNCLNIFQEFNKVLGIPKSGKCSVPINQLFSEIPEVHELAFTLGHLPLNRRKYLPVDIRFHVNDRRDYLFTVLKFEKKNESRVPVEKFYKGKRKSYFVKASDNVNGWTIYRSIKRKKVTNNNFNRIYRNICKEYSDLGFASILTRGGYRYYANLDAGPFHQLASTLALLFFAGSAARYRPSMTQNLLKGDLQPILTEAVETCPTQFLYQIASLITDSVCAVPQAKI; translated from the coding sequence ATGTCGAAACCTATTGAAATTGGGGAACCTGCACTGTATAAATACCAAGCAGTTAAATACTTCCACTTTGATGTGGAAGCAGGCGCGTCCCTTGTGCTCACATCAAATCCTTGGTCTTACCTCAGTGCATGGCTTTCGCAAAAGGAATCTAAATCGAGAGGAAAAACAAAAGAGAAGTTCTCTAAAGCCAAGTATTTTGTTGAGCAAGCAGAGTCTTTCCATCTAGCTGCCGAGTCTACCAGACTGCCCACAAAAGCTACATTGGTTTACTACTCATGCCTAAATCTAGTGAAAGGCTTTTTGAGCGTAAAAGGGGTTGAACTAGAACAGCATAACGAGCACCATGGAATCTCACTGCCCATAGGGAATACTCAAGAATTGTCTTTTTCAGGAAACATAAAGAATTGCCTGAATATCTTTCAAGAATTCAATAAGGTGCTAGGTATACCGAAATCTGGAAAATGCAGTGTACCTATCAACCAACTTTTTTCAGAAATTCCAGAGGTTCACGAATTAGCTTTTACCCTAGGACACCTGCCGCTTAACAGAAGAAAGTATTTACCGGTCGACATACGCTTTCATGTCAATGATCGACGAGATTACCTATTCACAGTTCTGAAATTCGAGAAAAAGAACGAATCCAGAGTGCCAGTTGAAAAATTCTATAAGGGCAAAAGGAAAAGTTATTTTGTAAAGGCGAGTGATAACGTGAACGGTTGGACCATTTATCGTAGCATCAAACGAAAAAAGGTCACTAATAACAACTTCAACCGAATCTACAGGAATATCTGCAAGGAATATTCAGACCTGGGCTTTGCTTCGATATTAACAAGAGGTGGCTACCGCTACTACGCGAACCTTGATGCCGGACCATTCCATCAATTAGCTTCAACGCTTGCTCTACTCTTTTTCGCAGGAAGCGCAGCCCGCTACAGACCATCAATGACTCAAAATCTACTGAAAGGTGACCTACAGCCGATTTTGACCGAAGCAGTAGAAACTTGCCCAACTCAGTTTCTCTACCAAATAGCGAGTTTGATAACCGACTCAGTGTGCGCAGTGCCTCAGGCAAAAATATAG
- a CDS encoding 3'-5' exonuclease, producing the protein MSTKSPHKELTAATSELEPLPIALNITKEEINRLPLGRFEGAIHLITTPAAARLAVEKLRQVEVLGFDTESRPAFKKGENYDPSIVQFATNYEAYLFQVKRIGGLKPLFPLLENPKVHKVGVALRDDIKRLQAIDRYKPAGFVEISEISRRLGIEKTGLRSLIGMFLGLRISKSAQVSNWARRSLNHKQIVYAATDAWMSRRLYMLVRKAEQEHDG; encoded by the coding sequence TTGTCAACGAAATCACCACACAAAGAACTCACGGCAGCAACCTCCGAACTGGAGCCGTTGCCCATCGCGCTCAATATCACCAAGGAGGAGATTAACCGCCTCCCGCTGGGACGTTTTGAGGGTGCGATCCACTTGATTACCACCCCCGCAGCCGCCCGCCTCGCCGTGGAAAAGCTGCGCCAGGTCGAAGTGCTTGGGTTCGATACCGAGTCCCGTCCCGCCTTCAAAAAAGGGGAAAACTACGACCCGTCGATCGTCCAATTTGCGACCAATTACGAGGCCTACCTCTTTCAGGTGAAGCGCATTGGCGGCCTCAAGCCGCTCTTCCCGCTGTTGGAAAACCCCAAGGTGCACAAAGTCGGCGTTGCCCTGCGCGACGACATTAAGCGCCTCCAGGCCATCGACCGCTACAAGCCCGCCGGCTTTGTGGAAATCAGCGAAATCAGCCGCCGCCTGGGCATTGAAAAAACCGGCCTGCGCAGCCTGATTGGCATGTTCCTGGGCCTACGCATTTCCAAAAGCGCACAAGTGTCCAACTGGGCCCGCCGCAGCCTCAACCACAAGCAAATCGTCTACGCCGCCACCGACGCCTGGATGAGCCGCCGCCTCTACATGCTCGTCCGCAAAGCCGAGCAGGAGCATGACGGGTAG